A single window of Myxococcales bacterium DNA harbors:
- a CDS encoding alcohol dehydrogenase catalytic domain-containing protein, with translation MRAVVLERIGSASELQLRDWPEPELRPDDALIRVHASGVCGRDLIDRRGGFPMMKLPTILGHELAGEVVGVGSEVRSLAIGDRVANLHRPHCGDCAACVRGHELHCERAWQSFGHTIDGAYAELCAAPERALVKIPDEVSFEDAASLGCTFGVVLRALREARASGVGETLLVTGASGGVGVAAIQLGKLSGSRVIATTSNPDKAEALSELGADDVVVINDESFSGVVRGLTHGGVDIALELTGAATFREAMKSLRPRGQLVVIGNIDVGKVSLALGPLILHGHTVSGARSYSRRDLEDCLELVRRRKLRPVIADRLSLGDAAVAHERLEARGVIGRLMLLPGT, from the coding sequence ATGCGCGCGGTCGTGCTCGAGCGCATCGGCAGCGCGAGCGAGCTTCAGCTCCGCGACTGGCCTGAGCCCGAGCTACGCCCGGACGACGCATTGATCCGCGTGCACGCCAGCGGCGTGTGCGGGCGAGACCTGATCGATCGTCGCGGCGGCTTCCCGATGATGAAGCTGCCGACCATCCTGGGTCACGAGCTCGCGGGGGAGGTCGTGGGCGTGGGGAGCGAGGTGCGCAGCCTGGCGATCGGAGATCGCGTCGCAAATCTGCATCGCCCGCACTGCGGTGACTGCGCTGCGTGTGTGCGGGGCCACGAGCTGCATTGTGAGCGCGCCTGGCAGAGCTTCGGGCACACCATCGACGGCGCGTACGCGGAGTTGTGCGCGGCGCCCGAGCGCGCGCTGGTGAAAATCCCGGACGAGGTGAGCTTCGAGGACGCGGCCTCGCTCGGGTGCACGTTTGGGGTCGTGCTGCGGGCGCTGCGCGAGGCGCGCGCCTCGGGGGTCGGTGAGACGCTGCTCGTGACCGGAGCGAGCGGCGGCGTGGGTGTAGCCGCCATCCAGCTGGGCAAACTCTCCGGCTCGCGAGTCATCGCGACGACCAGCAACCCTGACAAGGCGGAGGCACTCTCGGAGCTCGGCGCGGACGACGTCGTTGTCATCAACGACGAGAGTTTCTCGGGAGTCGTTCGCGGCCTGACTCACGGTGGGGTGGACATCGCCCTGGAGTTGACCGGTGCGGCGACCTTTCGCGAGGCGATGAAGAGCCTGCGCCCGCGCGGGCAGCTGGTGGTGATCGGCAACATCGACGTCGGCAAGGTGAGCCTGGCGCTCGGTCCGCTGATCTTGCACGGCCACACGGTCTCGGGAGCGCGAAGCTACTCGCGCAGGGATCTGGAGGACTGCCTCGAGCTCGTGCGCCGACGCAAGCTTCGTCCCGTGATCGCGGACCGACTGTCACTCGGCGACGCTGCAGTCGCACACGAACGACTCGAAGCGCGGGGCGTCATTGGCAGGCTGATGCTCCTACCGGGCACGTAG
- a CDS encoding DNA polymerase III subunit translates to MSSAGAAGFSAILGQAPAVETLTRALAAGRVHHAYRFEGPPGVGKELAAFALAQALVCEAPTPVGCGKCSSCHRAVTLAEQDPHVPLHPDVVLIGRGLYGSLLGSGVSEATGISVEQIRRVVLGRTGYPPHEGRALVFIVRNAEELTLQAANAMLKTLEEPTDRTHFVLLTSRPRRLIDTVRSRTLSLRFAPLADDIVAKLLTDRGLPVDVAPLAQGSAELAFDLADPDAMRERDEFSSAARTALEAPDLAEAIALAQSRGEGRDAVRDQLGFFAQSLAEEARRALPHDVDAAEVAARRYTVVLAALAQIERNAQPALTLEAMIARLRRA, encoded by the coding sequence GTGAGCTCGGCAGGGGCTGCGGGGTTTTCGGCGATCCTCGGCCAGGCACCGGCCGTCGAGACCTTGACGCGTGCCCTCGCGGCCGGGCGTGTGCATCACGCCTATCGCTTCGAAGGACCGCCCGGAGTCGGCAAGGAGCTCGCGGCCTTCGCCCTCGCGCAGGCCTTGGTGTGTGAAGCTCCGACGCCGGTTGGCTGTGGCAAGTGTTCGTCGTGCCACCGAGCGGTCACGCTGGCGGAGCAAGATCCGCACGTGCCCCTGCACCCGGACGTGGTCCTGATCGGGCGCGGTCTGTATGGCTCGCTGCTCGGAAGCGGCGTGAGTGAAGCGACCGGCATCAGCGTCGAGCAGATCCGCAGGGTCGTGCTCGGGCGCACGGGCTACCCGCCACACGAAGGGCGCGCGCTCGTGTTCATCGTGCGGAACGCGGAGGAGCTGACGTTGCAGGCCGCCAACGCCATGCTCAAGACGCTCGAGGAGCCGACCGACCGCACGCACTTCGTGCTGCTCACGAGCCGCCCGCGACGCCTGATCGACACCGTGCGCTCGCGGACCCTCTCGCTCCGGTTCGCCCCGCTCGCCGACGACATCGTCGCCAAGCTGCTGACCGACCGCGGCCTTCCGGTGGACGTCGCTCCGCTCGCGCAAGGCAGCGCCGAGCTGGCCTTCGACCTCGCGGATCCCGACGCGATGCGCGAACGGGACGAGTTCTCGAGCGCGGCGCGGACGGCGCTCGAGGCCCCGGATCTGGCCGAGGCAATCGCCCTGGCTCAGAGCCGCGGCGAGGGGCGCGACGCCGTGCGGGACCAGCTCGGGTTCTTCGCGCAGTCCCTGGCTGAAGAAGCACGCCGCGCGCTGCCCCATGACGTCGATGCCGCGGAGGTCGCGGCGCGCCGCTACACGGTCGTGCTCGCTGCGCTGGCCCAGATCGAGAGGAACGCCCAGCCGGCGCTGACTCTCGAAGCGATGATCGCCCGGCTGCGGCGCGCCTGA
- a CDS encoding DUF882 domain-containing protein: MAELLLPHVSGRELSPVWQLEAPLPADAVFVQATRKGRCEPWQRPYSVTVARYGDEHDTFSLLECDGSVALGALDRLSVLARPAGAERPELPLPLEPEPDSEWAGEWVPNVRLLDPRLLWVVARISEAFPSRPLYLISGYRRGGHGSFHAKGRALDLFVMGVPNEQVMRLCRTLKDVGCGFYPHNKFIHVDVRPPATGHAVWIDVSEPGQPSRYVDSWPGIVESGALSWGNGE; the protein is encoded by the coding sequence ATGGCAGAGCTGTTGCTCCCCCACGTGAGCGGCAGAGAGCTGTCGCCGGTGTGGCAACTGGAAGCACCGCTGCCGGCCGACGCGGTGTTCGTGCAAGCCACACGCAAGGGACGTTGTGAACCGTGGCAACGGCCCTACAGCGTGACCGTCGCGCGTTACGGCGACGAACACGATACATTCAGCTTGCTCGAGTGTGATGGGTCCGTTGCCCTGGGCGCGCTCGATCGCCTGAGTGTGCTCGCGCGGCCCGCGGGGGCCGAGCGTCCGGAGCTGCCACTGCCACTCGAGCCCGAGCCCGACAGTGAGTGGGCCGGCGAATGGGTGCCGAACGTGCGTTTGCTCGACCCTCGTCTGCTGTGGGTCGTGGCGCGCATCTCGGAGGCGTTCCCGTCCCGTCCGCTGTATTTGATCAGCGGCTATCGGCGCGGCGGCCACGGCAGCTTCCACGCCAAAGGTCGGGCCCTCGATCTGTTCGTCATGGGCGTGCCGAACGAACAGGTCATGCGCCTGTGCCGCACGCTCAAGGACGTCGGCTGCGGCTTTTACCCCCACAACAAATTCATCCACGTGGACGTCCGGCCGCCCGCGACCGGGCACGCCGTCTGGATCGACGTCTCGGAACCCGGGCAGCCGTCACGCTACGTCGACAGCTGGCCCGGCATCGTCGAGAGCGGCGCCCTGTCCTGGGGCAACGGCGAGTGA
- a CDS encoding VanW family protein yields the protein MKPFGSFSTLDRRRGALMLSVAVIAGLGIGFLLVPRAPTPGDKKEPPPEVKLLGEPLRLDDDGPKLALDRVRRFAAGKLMLDLGEGQKRELGLGRLGAEIDKVRLAQLVRDCRDATSPLRMARRGANRSDAIVLPLPIVLDTDITVGVLLRLKDEVDRLPVDARLDLEKRSLVPEISGRLLDVDATLGALRDAVTNGESTATAVFEDKKPRRSSAELGDVKFDAVMGWFETRYNRGDRYQARTFNLRLAASKLDGTVLLPGETFDFNEVVGARDEANGYKVAPVIAEGEVVDGIGGGTCQISGTLHGAAFFSGLEVVERYPHTRPSSYIKMGLDATVVYPTINFRVKNGFDFPVVLHQTVKNGIVRAEVLGPRRERTVTLIRRVDAAIPYEEVERDDPNLRDGVRVLSQRGVAGFKLHRYRIVRDGEHAVRERWNDVYPPTTQIVKVGRGTMARDSVTLKHDEHPEYLADELLVMTQGVDVGANDGEATGGDMSESRERGKYGEAHWTEKAGMPYFDQQASQRTDEGDDPPKTSAKRPDDAAKKGDGAKKQADPGGAKPEKKKKKKQKKTP from the coding sequence GTGAAGCCGTTCGGGTCTTTCTCGACGCTCGACCGTCGGCGCGGAGCGCTGATGCTCAGCGTGGCGGTCATCGCCGGCCTTGGGATCGGGTTTCTCCTGGTTCCGCGGGCACCGACCCCGGGAGACAAGAAGGAGCCGCCGCCCGAGGTGAAGCTCTTGGGGGAGCCGCTTCGGCTGGATGACGACGGCCCCAAACTCGCCCTCGATCGCGTGCGGCGATTTGCGGCTGGCAAGCTCATGCTGGACCTGGGCGAGGGTCAGAAGCGAGAGCTCGGCCTCGGGCGGCTGGGCGCCGAAATCGACAAGGTGCGCCTGGCTCAGCTGGTGCGCGACTGCCGCGACGCCACGAGCCCGCTGCGCATGGCGCGGCGCGGGGCAAATCGAAGCGACGCCATCGTGTTGCCGCTGCCGATCGTGCTCGATACCGACATCACCGTCGGTGTGCTGTTGCGCTTGAAGGACGAGGTCGATCGCCTGCCGGTGGACGCGCGGCTCGACCTGGAAAAACGCTCGCTGGTGCCCGAGATTTCGGGGCGGTTGCTGGACGTCGACGCCACGCTCGGCGCGCTGCGTGATGCGGTGACGAACGGCGAGAGCACGGCGACCGCGGTCTTCGAGGACAAGAAGCCGCGGCGGAGCTCGGCGGAGCTCGGCGACGTGAAGTTCGACGCGGTGATGGGCTGGTTCGAGACGCGCTACAACCGCGGCGATCGTTACCAGGCACGCACGTTCAACCTGCGCCTCGCGGCCAGCAAGCTGGACGGTACCGTGCTCTTGCCTGGCGAGACCTTCGACTTCAACGAGGTGGTCGGGGCCCGCGACGAAGCCAACGGCTACAAGGTCGCGCCGGTGATCGCGGAGGGCGAGGTGGTCGACGGCATCGGCGGCGGGACCTGCCAGATCTCCGGTACCCTGCACGGCGCCGCCTTCTTTTCAGGGCTGGAAGTGGTCGAGCGGTATCCCCACACCCGCCCGAGCTCGTACATCAAGATGGGGCTCGACGCGACGGTGGTGTACCCGACCATCAACTTCCGAGTGAAGAACGGCTTCGACTTTCCGGTGGTGCTCCATCAGACGGTCAAGAACGGCATCGTGCGCGCCGAGGTGCTCGGTCCGCGACGTGAGCGCACCGTGACCTTGATCCGTCGGGTGGACGCGGCAATTCCCTACGAAGAGGTCGAGCGGGACGACCCGAATCTGCGGGATGGGGTGCGCGTGCTCTCGCAGCGCGGGGTCGCCGGCTTCAAGCTGCACCGGTATCGCATCGTGCGGGACGGCGAGCACGCGGTGCGCGAGCGCTGGAACGACGTGTACCCGCCGACGACGCAGATCGTGAAGGTGGGGCGAGGCACGATGGCCAGGGACAGCGTCACGCTCAAGCACGACGAACACCCGGAGTACCTGGCGGACGAGCTCTTGGTGATGACCCAGGGTGTGGACGTGGGAGCCAACGACGGCGAGGCCACCGGCGGCGACATGAGTGAGAGCCGTGAGCGCGGAAAGTACGGCGAGGCACACTGGACCGAGAAGGCCGGCATGCCGTACTTCGACCAGCAGGCGAGCCAACGCACCGACGAGGGGGACGACCCGCCCAAGACCTCCGCCAAGCGGCCCGACGACGCTGCGAAGAAGGGGGACGGCGCAAAAAAACAGGCGGACCCCGGCGGCGCAAAGCCAGAGAAGAAAAAGAAAAAAAAGCAGAAGAAGACGCCGTGA
- a CDS encoding zinc-dependent metalloprotease, with amino-acid sequence MSKNSVRRWLGALSMLGFSLLAGCAEERAPINRVQADALAKSFFVGEVGDPKDDPEFYMRVTVVDVDSGAGSDGLFTNSDAQPTMRVRWEITEDLLIARLTYERIENTDGKGVRRTPDGQAVAAYTIDSHFDIKRSYNENTGEELNVVEENDQDRPWYKRAYFRVDWSKNLITSAYELDTLSQLGIYYGVQIEPIAYYVNDPAHQDTPVFDRKRGYFDVTHKVWAKPQVIKDEIYGDFPACWLYGSFPSVNCNPSEVTLRQSYLKIADTDYEPLEYDGTKMDMFGLFTVDRFGYDRSYGVVDDKWHRFGTRWNLWQRSHADPVVACNTPDTTPVGADPHRDDDADGTEDECASVGRGSRCDAVTSECTLPLRDRQAKTIAWHVNPGFPDDLFESSKEMMSAWNDAVRVGVLAGRLAECRRTGEQGCETTHGWPARWSDDFVPPVGATSPVEVPNFFVLCHNPVSSELGDDPACGADKTAPRIGDLRYNILAVVQDPQIMAPWGIMMDAEDPLTGEKIAGSVAEWGAVLDRAASTVADLVALINGQIKPDDYIKGQNVKDWVSANQPKGPAEKLSALPKDELSSRLSAFDPQVITPYLAGAPKPKPMHHPLAKRAARAKFLLDSGRLGPGNAALAARLSALRGTAVEASLVSPEMLQASGADPAAPPSAEAIRRASPFDRKMNPTLRAADRRARQLGNARRHACRYDAAEPDNLLGLARALVKKFPPPADPSDKAAANEHRRKIVDWARAEFNKGVLAHEVGHSMGLRHNFGASFDSLNYDPEYWQLRTNDGVDAAKDCPAGTTDGSACVGPRWRDPISDKEIDGEIQRYSTSSVMDYPGEQSQDMLLPGKYDRAAVRFTYGNVLDVWSKDGVSVDAKGAGQTEAYKLTAFATSPGLFGVYYFPPTDVNNPYTFIHYSQYQKEFGLISDCAADSLEPLGSRCKQREMDVVDYRDMSDFAADPDYASFSWAVQPRAVDATGRVRRGYLFSSDEYADTGNVPSFSMDSGADAYEQVRFLESTFENRYILDAFRRNRVEFNSFDVTARIQYRYLDKIQQISKAFAFGAVLDGDPTQPAAGLLEDGNYGPLQLAATHGLDLFARILTRPEPGHYCPADVCGSGQPVGVATELFTADAVALPDVYLYDFRVALGDGRYLHNDFDYSQGYFWGDYQSQVGTYYEKIWATYYLSEAFDSFVSNSKEDFYDSRYKNVSFATIYPEQVRRLYSALLTGDLDTFAPWVVVKNDPNNTPLGSLQYPNWHDAKDLGTRPANAKLADPNYGWNSQLYAMVWGSMYFPTNWSSSWVHDARIAVLPNETPDWPADEVMKFSYPVTGMTYRAHRAGTEQLMGQVRERAIGARMLAWANHLMALAYKVQLDVNGKPLFNPDGTPMLELDVNGKPQLDAANPGAAAALAKYVDSIDIFRQLTSKFELPLYDGELPSP; translated from the coding sequence ATGTCGAAGAACTCCGTCCGGCGCTGGCTCGGCGCCCTGTCCATGCTCGGCTTTTCACTGCTCGCGGGCTGCGCCGAGGAGCGAGCGCCCATCAATCGCGTTCAAGCGGACGCGCTGGCAAAGAGCTTCTTCGTGGGCGAGGTCGGTGATCCCAAGGACGATCCGGAGTTCTACATGCGGGTGACCGTGGTCGACGTCGACTCCGGGGCCGGCTCCGACGGACTCTTCACCAACAGCGACGCTCAGCCGACGATGCGGGTGCGCTGGGAGATCACCGAAGACCTGCTGATCGCACGCCTGACCTACGAGCGCATCGAGAACACGGACGGCAAGGGGGTGCGCCGCACGCCCGACGGCCAGGCGGTGGCCGCGTACACCATCGACAGCCACTTCGACATCAAGCGCTCGTACAACGAGAACACCGGCGAAGAGCTGAACGTCGTCGAGGAGAACGACCAGGACCGGCCCTGGTACAAACGGGCGTATTTTCGCGTCGACTGGTCGAAGAACCTGATCACCAGCGCCTACGAGCTCGACACCCTCTCACAGCTGGGCATCTATTACGGCGTTCAGATCGAGCCGATCGCTTACTACGTCAACGATCCGGCGCACCAGGACACACCGGTGTTCGATCGGAAGCGCGGTTACTTCGACGTGACCCACAAGGTCTGGGCCAAACCCCAGGTCATCAAGGACGAGATCTACGGGGATTTTCCGGCCTGCTGGCTGTACGGCAGCTTCCCCAGCGTGAACTGCAACCCGAGTGAGGTGACCCTTCGGCAGTCGTACCTGAAGATCGCCGACACCGACTACGAACCGCTCGAATACGACGGTACCAAGATGGACATGTTCGGCCTGTTCACGGTCGATCGGTTTGGTTACGACCGCAGCTACGGTGTGGTCGACGACAAGTGGCACCGCTTCGGCACTCGCTGGAACCTGTGGCAGCGCTCCCACGCCGACCCGGTGGTCGCCTGCAACACGCCGGACACCACGCCAGTCGGGGCGGATCCCCACCGGGACGACGACGCGGACGGCACCGAGGACGAGTGTGCGAGCGTGGGGCGTGGCAGTCGTTGTGATGCCGTCACCAGCGAGTGCACCCTGCCGCTCCGGGATCGCCAGGCCAAGACGATTGCCTGGCACGTGAACCCTGGTTTCCCCGACGACCTGTTCGAGTCGAGCAAAGAGATGATGAGCGCCTGGAACGACGCGGTGCGCGTGGGCGTGCTGGCGGGGCGCCTGGCCGAGTGCCGGCGCACGGGTGAACAGGGCTGCGAGACCACTCACGGATGGCCGGCGCGCTGGTCGGACGACTTCGTGCCGCCGGTCGGCGCCACGTCTCCCGTCGAGGTCCCGAACTTCTTCGTGCTCTGCCACAACCCCGTCTCCAGCGAACTGGGCGACGACCCCGCCTGCGGCGCCGACAAGACCGCGCCGCGCATCGGCGACCTGCGTTACAACATCCTGGCCGTCGTCCAGGATCCACAGATCATGGCGCCCTGGGGCATCATGATGGACGCCGAGGATCCGCTGACGGGTGAGAAGATCGCCGGCTCGGTCGCCGAGTGGGGGGCGGTGCTCGACCGCGCTGCAAGCACGGTTGCTGATCTCGTGGCGCTCATCAACGGCCAGATCAAACCCGACGACTACATCAAGGGTCAGAACGTCAAGGACTGGGTCTCCGCCAATCAGCCCAAAGGGCCAGCGGAGAAACTCTCGGCCTTGCCCAAAGACGAGCTGAGCTCACGCCTGTCCGCCTTCGACCCTCAGGTGATCACGCCGTACCTGGCCGGCGCGCCGAAGCCCAAGCCGATGCACCACCCCTTGGCCAAGCGTGCGGCACGGGCGAAGTTCCTGCTCGACTCCGGCCGTCTGGGTCCGGGCAACGCAGCGCTCGCCGCGCGGCTGTCGGCGCTGCGCGGCACTGCCGTCGAGGCCAGCCTCGTCTCGCCCGAGATGCTGCAGGCCTCGGGCGCCGACCCCGCAGCCCCGCCCAGCGCCGAGGCGATCCGGCGCGCTTCACCCTTCGACCGCAAGATGAACCCCACGCTGCGCGCCGCCGATCGGCGCGCGCGGCAGCTCGGCAACGCGCGTCGCCACGCCTGCCGCTACGACGCGGCCGAGCCGGACAACTTGCTCGGCCTGGCACGGGCGCTGGTCAAGAAGTTCCCGCCGCCCGCCGATCCGAGCGACAAGGCAGCGGCCAACGAACATCGTCGAAAGATCGTCGACTGGGCCCGCGCCGAGTTCAACAAGGGGGTGCTCGCCCACGAGGTCGGCCACTCGATGGGGCTTCGCCACAACTTCGGCGCGTCGTTCGACTCGCTCAACTACGATCCCGAGTACTGGCAGCTCCGGACCAACGACGGGGTCGACGCTGCTAAGGACTGCCCCGCCGGCACCACGGACGGCTCGGCCTGTGTGGGGCCTCGCTGGCGCGATCCCATCAGTGACAAGGAGATCGACGGCGAGATCCAGCGCTACTCGACCTCGAGTGTCATGGACTACCCGGGTGAGCAGAGCCAGGACATGCTCTTGCCCGGCAAATACGACCGCGCCGCGGTGCGCTTCACCTACGGCAACGTGCTCGACGTGTGGTCCAAGGACGGCGTCAGCGTCGACGCCAAGGGCGCGGGGCAGACCGAGGCCTACAAGCTCACGGCGTTTGCCACCAGCCCGGGGCTGTTCGGCGTCTATTACTTCCCCCCGACGGACGTGAACAATCCCTACACGTTCATCCACTACAGCCAGTACCAGAAGGAGTTCGGCCTCATCAGCGACTGCGCCGCCGATTCCTTGGAGCCGCTCGGCAGTCGCTGCAAACAGCGTGAGATGGACGTGGTCGACTACCGCGACATGTCGGACTTCGCTGCGGATCCCGACTACGCGTCGTTCTCCTGGGCGGTGCAGCCGCGGGCGGTCGACGCGACCGGGCGTGTACGCCGCGGGTACCTGTTCTCGAGCGATGAGTACGCGGACACCGGCAACGTGCCCTCGTTCAGCATGGATTCCGGCGCCGATGCCTACGAGCAGGTGCGATTCCTCGAGAGCACCTTCGAGAACCGCTACATCTTGGACGCGTTCCGGCGCAATCGGGTCGAGTTCAACTCGTTCGACGTGACGGCCCGCATCCAGTACCGCTACCTGGACAAGATCCAGCAGATCAGCAAGGCGTTTGCCTTTGGCGCCGTGCTCGACGGAGATCCCACCCAACCGGCCGCCGGTCTGCTCGAGGACGGCAACTACGGGCCGCTGCAGCTGGCGGCGACTCACGGGCTCGACCTGTTCGCGCGCATCCTGACGCGCCCCGAGCCCGGTCACTACTGTCCGGCGGACGTGTGCGGCAGCGGGCAACCGGTGGGTGTTGCGACGGAGCTCTTCACGGCCGACGCCGTGGCGCTACCGGACGTGTACCTGTACGACTTCCGCGTGGCCCTCGGCGACGGTCGTTATCTGCACAACGACTTCGACTATTCCCAAGGTTATTTCTGGGGCGACTACCAGTCGCAGGTGGGCACGTACTACGAGAAGATCTGGGCGACCTACTACCTGAGTGAAGCCTTCGACTCCTTCGTCTCGAACTCGAAGGAGGACTTCTACGACTCGCGCTACAAGAACGTGAGCTTCGCCACCATCTACCCGGAGCAGGTCCGGCGACTCTACTCCGCGCTCTTGACCGGAGATCTGGACACCTTCGCTCCCTGGGTCGTGGTCAAGAACGACCCGAACAACACCCCCCTCGGCAGCCTCCAGTATCCCAACTGGCACGACGCCAAGGATCTGGGCACGCGCCCGGCAAACGCCAAGCTTGCCGATCCGAACTACGGCTGGAACTCGCAGCTCTACGCCATGGTGTGGGGCAGCATGTATTTCCCCACCAACTGGTCCAGCTCGTGGGTGCACGACGCACGCATCGCCGTGCTCCCCAACGAGACCCCGGACTGGCCTGCGGACGAGGTGATGAAGTTCAGCTACCCCGTGACCGGCATGACCTACCGTGCACACCGCGCCGGGACGGAGCAGCTCATGGGTCAGGTGCGCGAGCGGGCTATCGGCGCTCGCATGCTCGCCTGGGCCAATCACCTCATGGCGCTCGCTTACAAGGTTCAGCTCGACGTGAACGGAAAGCCGCTGTTCAACCCCGACGGCACGCCCATGCTCGAGCTGGACGTGAACGGCAAACCCCAGTTGGACGCCGCGAATCCAGGCGCCGCGGCGGCGCTGGCGAAGTACGTCGACAGCATCGACATCTTCCGCCAGCTGACGTCGAAGTTCGAGCTGCCGCTCTACGATGGTGAGCTGCCGAGCCCGTGA
- a CDS encoding dual specificity protein phosphatase family protein produces MWRIDHRLYLGDYESGYAALRGDEVGTEPEGSPAPFAGVVSLCRMPLFADLPTTGPLRDETEWLQVPIVDGGNGEHEFESALGVALPFIRRRIPHGNVLVHCAAGMSRSVSVIAALLCADQKHDVDAAFDHIAAAKTAALAGTGLDASLMISPAWEFRACLHRLYGAAR; encoded by the coding sequence GTGTGGCGCATCGACCACCGCCTCTACCTGGGTGACTACGAGTCCGGCTACGCCGCTCTCCGCGGTGACGAGGTCGGCACCGAGCCCGAGGGCAGCCCCGCGCCCTTTGCCGGCGTCGTCTCGCTCTGCCGGATGCCGCTCTTCGCCGATCTCCCGACCACCGGCCCTCTGCGCGATGAGACGGAGTGGCTGCAAGTCCCGATCGTCGACGGTGGCAACGGCGAGCACGAGTTCGAGTCCGCGCTTGGTGTGGCGCTGCCGTTCATCCGGCGCAGAATCCCCCACGGCAACGTGCTCGTGCACTGCGCCGCGGGCATGAGCCGAAGTGTCAGCGTCATTGCCGCATTGCTCTGCGCCGACCAGAAGCACGACGTGGACGCGGCGTTCGACCACATTGCAGCCGCCAAGACCGCGGCCCTCGCGGGCACGGGGCTGGACGCGAGCTTGATGATTTCGCCCGCCTGGGAGTTCCGGGCCTGCCTACATCGCCTCTACGGCGCGGCGCGCTGA
- a CDS encoding thiamine phosphate synthase → MRGLYAIIDTDSLSARGLDVLDFSRAVIAARPAVVQLRGKSLGGRDTLALLRALVPACRDAGVRVFANDRPDLALLAGCDGVHVGQTDLDVSDVRTFAPTLAVGVSCHDMAELERALALAPDYVAFGPVFPTSSKQDPDPVVGLDGLGRASVRARARGVPLVAIGGIELARAPAIAARAELGAVISALMPEGDAALSTVTARAREFSRALGGEA, encoded by the coding sequence ATGCGTGGACTCTACGCCATCATCGATACCGACAGCCTCTCCGCGCGGGGGCTCGACGTGCTCGACTTCTCCCGCGCGGTGATCGCCGCGCGGCCGGCCGTGGTCCAGCTGCGTGGCAAGTCCTTGGGCGGGCGGGACACCCTCGCGCTCCTGCGGGCGCTGGTGCCAGCGTGCCGGGACGCCGGTGTGCGTGTGTTCGCCAACGATCGCCCGGATCTCGCGCTGCTCGCCGGCTGTGATGGCGTACACGTCGGGCAGACGGATCTGGACGTGAGCGACGTGCGCACGTTCGCACCAACACTCGCCGTCGGTGTGTCGTGCCACGACATGGCAGAGCTCGAACGAGCGCTCGCGCTCGCGCCGGACTACGTCGCCTTCGGTCCGGTGTTCCCCACGAGCTCGAAGCAGGATCCCGATCCGGTCGTGGGGCTCGATGGCCTCGGGCGCGCCAGCGTCCGAGCGCGCGCTCGAGGTGTGCCCCTGGTCGCCATCGGTGGCATCGAGCTCGCGCGCGCTCCGGCGATTGCTGCCCGCGCCGAGCTGGGTGCGGTGATCTCCGCGCTGATGCCCGAGGGAGACGCAGCGCTCTCGACGGTCACGGCGCGTGCCCGGGAATTTTCCCGCGCGCTCGGGGGCGAAGCGTGA
- a CDS encoding TetR/AcrR family transcriptional regulator — translation MNSAETLTHPETSNGNGAATRAVDWENPRVAAILSAAANCFSRKGFSATTLAEIGKELGLRKSIVHYYFASKNALIHEVQSYTQNRYLDRVRHSLSASEDGQKQRMVSALTSLWEAIQQNRTMIGLNMEVWAAARRDPELKHRAATLQHDARELISHGVADVLKIDAKEFPAMEPLSVLILAVLNGLVVAEELEGPDKAKADEAFQTFLYLLRLGMKAMDAPASRPS, via the coding sequence ATGAATTCCGCAGAAACACTGACACACCCCGAGACCTCGAACGGCAATGGCGCCGCGACCCGCGCCGTGGATTGGGAGAACCCCCGCGTCGCCGCGATCCTCAGCGCCGCGGCCAATTGTTTCTCCCGCAAGGGCTTCAGCGCCACCACGCTCGCCGAGATCGGCAAGGAGCTGGGCCTGCGAAAGAGCATCGTTCACTACTATTTCGCCAGCAAGAACGCGCTCATCCACGAGGTCCAGAGCTACACGCAGAATCGCTACCTCGACCGCGTGAGGCACTCGTTGAGTGCGTCGGAGGACGGGCAGAAGCAGCGCATGGTGAGCGCGCTCACCTCACTCTGGGAGGCCATCCAGCAGAACCGCACGATGATCGGGCTGAACATGGAGGTCTGGGCCGCGGCGCGCCGAGACCCCGAGCTCAAACATCGCGCGGCCACCCTGCAGCACGACGCGCGCGAGCTGATCAGCCACGGTGTGGCCGACGTGCTCAAGATCGACGCCAAGGAATTTCCGGCGATGGAGCCGCTGTCGGTGCTGATTTTGGCCGTCCTGAACGGCCTCGTCGTCGCCGAAGAGCTCGAGGGCCCGGACAAAGCCAAGGCCGACGAGGCCTTTCAGACCTTCCTGTATCTGCTGCGCCTCGGGATGAAGGCGATGGACGCCCCGGCGAGCCGTCCCTCCTGA